In the genome of Afifella aestuarii, one region contains:
- a CDS encoding RidA family protein, with protein sequence MSVTDKLASLGITLPKAAAPAANYKSYSRHGDLLFISGQLPIEAGQLAVTGKLGGALAVADGQKAARLCAINIMAQINAALDGDWDRLGALVKITGFVASDPSFAEQHLVINGASDLLAEVLGERGMHSRSAVGVPALPLDAAVEIEAIVAIG encoded by the coding sequence ATGAGCGTCACGGACAAGCTGGCATCCCTGGGTATCACACTGCCGAAGGCAGCGGCACCAGCGGCCAATTACAAGAGTTATAGCCGCCATGGCGACCTCCTGTTCATTTCCGGCCAGCTGCCGATTGAGGCGGGCCAGCTCGCCGTGACAGGCAAGCTTGGCGGCGCGCTCGCCGTGGCCGATGGCCAAAAGGCAGCCCGTCTCTGCGCCATCAATATTATGGCACAGATCAACGCCGCCCTTGATGGCGATTGGGACAGGCTCGGGGCTCTTGTGAAGATCACTGGATTTGTGGCGAGCGATCCCTCGTTCGCCGAGCAGCATCTCGTGATCAACGGCGCCTCCGATCTCCTCGCCGAGGTGCTCGGTGAACGCGGGATGCATTCCCGTTCGGCGGTCGGCGTACCCGCGCTGCCCCTCGACGCAGCGGTCGAGATCGAAGCCATCGTGGCGATCGGCTAA
- a CDS encoding AzlD domain-containing protein, whose protein sequence is MTQSEFSPYLFILIAGTCATDIWRWLGVLVGARLKEESDLLLWVRAVATALVAGVIGNLIVSPSGALAEVPLLIRLGAGAFGYVAFWFGRKSVLVGVLAAEAALLGAAWAFSAL, encoded by the coding sequence ATGACGCAAAGCGAGTTTAGCCCGTATCTCTTCATTCTGATCGCCGGCACATGCGCGACAGATATCTGGCGCTGGCTCGGCGTCCTCGTCGGCGCGCGCCTCAAGGAAGAATCGGACCTTCTCTTATGGGTGCGGGCCGTCGCGACGGCTCTTGTCGCTGGCGTCATCGGCAATCTGATCGTTTCGCCGAGCGGGGCTCTCGCTGAAGTGCCGCTTTTGATCCGACTGGGGGCGGGCGCTTTTGGCTATGTGGCTTTCTGGTTCGGCCGGAAGAGCGTTCTTGTCGGAGTGCTCGCCGCAGAGGCGGCGCTGCTCGGCGCCGCCTGGGCTTTCAGCGCTCTGTGA
- a CDS encoding GNAT family N-acetyltransferase encodes MENGSSSINLRVISGLREIDRLAWDRCANPPGTDVNPFLSWDFLEALERAGCATARTGWAPRHLIAGGESSEVWGVVPCYLKSHSQGEYVFDYGWADAFERAGGRYYPKIQISVPFTPVTGRRLLVAPGPEAEARRQILAAGIAEVTRLHDASSAHVTFLPEAEASELEDVGFLVRTDQQFHWTNNGYETFDDFLGDLSSRKRKGIRKERRDALEDGVEVEWVSGADLTEAHWDAFFEFYMDTGARKWGRPYLNRRFFSLIGERMADQIVLILARRAGRYVAGALNFIGSDTLYGRYWGCIEEHPCLHFELCYYQAIDYALAHGLTRVEAGAQGPHKLARGYVPVTTYSAHLIAEPRFRRAVADYLASERRHVELENRILAEHTPFRKGEA; translated from the coding sequence ATGGAGAACGGCTCCTCTTCCATCAATCTGCGTGTGATCTCCGGCTTGCGCGAGATCGACCGCCTGGCGTGGGATCGCTGCGCCAATCCACCTGGCACCGACGTGAACCCGTTCCTGTCCTGGGACTTTCTGGAGGCACTGGAGCGGGCTGGCTGCGCCACGGCCCGCACCGGATGGGCGCCTCGTCACCTCATTGCAGGCGGTGAGAGCAGCGAGGTCTGGGGCGTCGTCCCGTGCTATCTGAAAAGCCACTCGCAGGGCGAATACGTCTTCGACTACGGCTGGGCCGATGCGTTCGAGCGCGCGGGCGGCCGCTACTATCCCAAGATCCAGATCTCCGTCCCCTTCACCCCTGTCACCGGCCGCCGTCTTCTCGTGGCGCCAGGCCCCGAAGCCGAGGCGCGGCGTCAAATTCTTGCGGCCGGCATTGCCGAAGTCACCCGGCTACACGATGCCTCCTCGGCCCATGTCACCTTTCTGCCGGAGGCGGAGGCGTCAGAACTGGAAGATGTCGGCTTCCTCGTCCGTACGGACCAGCAGTTTCACTGGACGAACAACGGCTATGAGACGTTCGACGATTTTCTGGGCGACCTCTCCTCGCGCAAGCGCAAGGGCATCCGGAAGGAACGCCGCGACGCCCTCGAAGACGGCGTGGAGGTGGAATGGGTTTCAGGCGCCGACCTCACCGAGGCGCATTGGGATGCCTTCTTCGAGTTTTATATGGACACCGGCGCCCGAAAATGGGGCCGCCCTTATCTCAATCGCAGGTTCTTCTCGCTGATCGGCGAACGCATGGCCGACCAGATCGTCTTGATCCTCGCCAGACGCGCCGGTCGCTACGTCGCGGGCGCGCTCAACTTCATCGGCAGCGATACGCTTTACGGACGCTATTGGGGCTGCATCGAAGAGCATCCCTGCCTGCACTTCGAGCTCTGCTATTATCAGGCGATCGACTATGCCCTCGCGCATGGGCTCACGCGCGTCGAAGCGGGGGCCCAGGGACCCCACAAGCTCGCCCGAGGCTACGTGCCGGTCACCACCTACTCGGCTCACCTCATCGCCGAACCGAGATTTCGTCGCGCCGTAGCGGATTACCTTGCAAGCGAGCGGCGACACGTGGAATTGGAAAATCGCATCCTCGCCGAGCACACGCCATTCCGAAAGGGAGAGGCCTGA
- a CDS encoding HIT family protein has translation MSQPYDNDNVFAKILRGEIPAIKLFEDDHTLAIMDIMPRGDGHCLVIPKAPSRNILDIDLNDLQNLMATVQRLGRAVVKAFEADGLTISQFSEPAGGQVIFHTHFHVLPRFEGVELKPHSGDMADQAVLQEQAMKIKAALGGA, from the coding sequence ATGAGCCAGCCCTACGACAACGACAATGTCTTCGCCAAAATCCTCCGCGGCGAGATCCCGGCGATCAAGCTCTTCGAGGACGACCACACGCTCGCCATCATGGACATCATGCCCCGTGGCGACGGTCACTGCCTGGTCATTCCGAAGGCGCCGTCGCGCAACATTCTCGATATCGACCTGAACGATCTGCAGAACCTGATGGCCACCGTGCAAAGGCTCGGCCGCGCCGTGGTCAAAGCCTTTGAAGCGGATGGCCTGACGATCAGCCAGTTTTCCGAGCCGGCCGGCGGTCAGGTGATTTTCCACACGCACTTCCACGTTCTGCCGCGCTTTGAGGGCGTCGAGTTGAAGCCGCATAGCGGCGACATGGCCGATCAGGCCGTCCTTCAGGAGCAGGCGATGAAGATCAAAGCCGCCCTTGGTGGAGCTTGA
- a CDS encoding PleD family two-component system response regulator, translating to MTARILVVDDVAANVRLLEARLQLDYFDVRTALSGEEALEIASRERLDLILLDVMMPGLTGFDVCKALKNQAETADIPVIMVTALDSAEDKVKGLRCGADDFLTKPVSEIELLTRVRSLVRLKSVTDELNLRAAAMQSVGVDSRAIFTSPQLKGSRILVVDDRESSTRHLRKALGRDVDADFVTTAPEALAAVETSVYDLLIVSLSLSGQDGLRLCSQIKSIDHLRYVPILIVTDPDESAKLRRALDFGINDYIVRPLDEAELRARVTTQLRRKRYSDRLRSMVTNAVELAITDPLTGLHNRRYLDSHLVSLLSRSVEHGKPVSILLFDIDFFKSINDRYGHDAGDDVLREFSTRLRKGVRGIDLIVRFGGEEFLVVMPETAIEQAVLIAERLRGDVEAEPFTTREGQKLPVTVSIGLSRLEGPEDTPGKLIKRADKALYEAKAAGRNRVAQAA from the coding sequence GTGACAGCGCGTATCCTGGTCGTCGATGATGTTGCCGCGAATGTGAGGTTGCTCGAAGCGCGGCTTCAGTTGGACTATTTCGACGTCCGGACCGCTCTTTCCGGCGAGGAGGCTCTCGAGATCGCCTCGCGCGAGCGTCTCGATCTCATTCTCCTCGATGTGATGATGCCGGGGCTGACCGGTTTCGATGTCTGCAAAGCGCTTAAGAACCAGGCGGAAACGGCTGATATCCCGGTCATCATGGTGACCGCCCTCGATTCTGCGGAAGACAAGGTCAAAGGGCTCCGCTGTGGGGCCGATGATTTCCTGACGAAACCGGTGAGCGAGATCGAACTCCTTACGCGCGTGCGCAGTCTCGTGCGGCTGAAGAGCGTGACCGACGAGCTCAATCTGCGCGCCGCTGCCATGCAGTCTGTCGGGGTCGATTCGCGAGCCATCTTCACGAGCCCGCAGCTTAAAGGGTCGCGGATTCTGGTTGTCGATGACCGCGAAAGTTCCACCCGCCATCTGCGCAAGGCGCTTGGTCGCGACGTCGACGCCGATTTCGTCACCACGGCTCCGGAGGCTCTCGCGGCCGTCGAGACATCGGTCTACGACCTTCTCATCGTGAGTCTCTCGTTGTCGGGTCAGGACGGTCTGCGTTTATGCTCGCAGATCAAATCGATCGATCATCTGCGTTACGTTCCGATCCTCATCGTGACCGATCCCGACGAAAGCGCGAAGCTGCGTCGCGCACTCGATTTCGGAATAAACGATTATATCGTCCGTCCGCTCGACGAAGCAGAACTCCGCGCGCGCGTGACGACCCAGTTGCGGCGCAAACGTTATTCGGATCGGCTGCGCTCGATGGTCACCAACGCCGTCGAGCTGGCCATCACCGATCCCCTGACCGGATTGCACAACCGCCGTTATCTCGACAGCCATCTCGTGTCGCTGCTCAGCCGTTCGGTCGAGCACGGCAAGCCGGTCTCCATCCTTCTTTTCGATATCGACTTCTTCAAAAGCATCAACGACCGTTACGGCCATGATGCCGGCGATGACGTGTTGCGGGAGTTTTCCACGCGCCTGCGGAAAGGCGTGCGGGGCATCGATCTCATCGTCCGATTCGGCGGAGAAGAGTTTCTCGTCGTCATGCCGGAGACGGCCATCGAGCAGGCCGTGCTGATTGCCGAGCGTTTGCGCGGTGATGTCGAAGCGGAGCCTTTCACCACCCGGGAAGGGCAAAAGCTCCCCGTGACGGTGAGCATCGGTTTGTCTCGCTTGGAAGGGCCCGAGGACACCCCGGGCAAACTCATCAAACGCGCCGACAAGGCGCTCTACGAGGCGAAAGCTGCCGGCCGTAATCGCGTGGCCCAGGCCGCCTGA
- a CDS encoding glycerophosphodiester phosphodiesterase family protein, translated as MSRFGSLSFIASLPLAHRGLHDVSKGRPENSLAAFEAAIEHGYGIECDAHPSADGVAMVFHDDELARMTGAEGAFRDRKAEDLVPLRLSGTKETIPRLSDLFSLVGGRVPIVLELKSIPSRDAGFAEVIGKAIADYDGPLAIMSFDPFLLHDMQRVTRTRPLGLTLEGNVTACHCHIAAIQRLGLDFASCRVADLHHFAPLFREAAPDNPLICWTVRNRRQRETAERWSDQITFEGFLA; from the coding sequence ATGTCGCGTTTCGGCTCCCTCTCGTTCATCGCATCGCTTCCCCTCGCCCATCGCGGACTGCACGACGTCTCGAAGGGCCGGCCTGAGAACTCGCTCGCGGCTTTCGAGGCCGCGATCGAGCACGGCTACGGAATCGAATGTGATGCGCATCCCTCTGCCGACGGCGTTGCAATGGTTTTTCATGACGACGAGCTGGCGCGCATGACGGGAGCCGAAGGCGCGTTTCGCGACCGGAAGGCGGAGGATCTGGTGCCCCTTCGGCTTTCAGGCACCAAAGAGACCATCCCGAGGCTGTCCGACCTCTTCTCGCTCGTCGGGGGCCGCGTGCCCATCGTCCTCGAGCTGAAGAGCATCCCCTCGCGGGACGCAGGATTTGCGGAAGTGATCGGAAAAGCCATCGCCGATTACGACGGGCCGCTTGCCATCATGTCGTTCGATCCTTTTTTGCTCCACGATATGCAGCGGGTGACGCGCACCCGTCCGCTCGGGCTGACCCTCGAAGGCAACGTCACAGCCTGCCATTGCCATATCGCGGCGATCCAGCGACTGGGTCTCGATTTCGCCTCGTGCCGGGTCGCCGACCTTCATCATTTCGCACCGCTTTTCCGAGAGGCGGCACCCGACAACCCGCTCATCTGCTGGACCGTGCGCAACCGGAGGCAGCGGGAGACAGCCGAGAGGTGGAGCGATCAGATCACGTTCGAGGGTTTTCTGGCCTGA
- a CDS encoding response regulator, with protein MPKTVMIVEDNELNMKLFNDLLRAKGYGTLPMRNGYEALETLKTERPDLIIMDIQLPEISGLEVTRLIKQDDELKHIPVIAVTAFAMKGDEERIRQGGCEGYLSKPISVASFIENVRNYIGDA; from the coding sequence ATGCCGAAGACAGTCATGATCGTTGAAGACAATGAGCTCAATATGAAGCTCTTCAACGATCTTTTGAGGGCCAAGGGCTACGGGACTCTCCCCATGCGCAACGGGTACGAAGCGCTGGAGACACTGAAGACCGAACGGCCCGATCTCATCATCATGGACATCCAGCTTCCGGAGATTTCCGGGCTGGAGGTCACGCGCCTCATCAAACAAGACGATGAGCTGAAGCACATTCCCGTTATCGCTGTAACAGCTTTCGCCATGAAGGGCGACGAGGAGCGCATACGGCAGGGGGGATGCGAAGGCTATTTGTCGAAGCCGATCTCTGTCGCCTCCTTCATCGAGAATGTTCGCAATTACATCGGCGACGCATGA
- the clpA gene encoding ATP-dependent Clp protease ATP-binding subunit ClpA yields MPSFSRSLELALHRALASANERSQEYATLEHLLLALVDDKDAAAVMRACGVDLDRLKADLTEYVDTELANLVSQTEDDSKPTAGFQRVIQRAVIHVQSSGREEVTGANVLVAIFAERESHAAYFLQEQDMTRYDAVNYISHGIAKRPGLSEPRPSKGAPETPGKAAPDEEGEASAGNALDAWCVNLNEKAIRGKIDPLIGREGEVRRTIQVLCRRSKNNPLYVGDPGVGKTAIAEGLAKRIVEGNVPDVLKDATIFALDMGALLAGTRYRGDFEERLKQVIKEIEAFPGAVMFIDEIHTVIGAGATSGGAMDASNLLKPALASGSIRCIGSTTYKEYRQFFEKDRALVRRFQKIDVNEPSIPDTVDILKGLKPYFEEHHEVRYTNDAIRTAVELSARYINDRKLPDKAIDVIDESGASQKLMPESRRKKLIGVKEIESTIATMARIPPKSVSKDDAEVLQHLETNLKRVVFGQEQAIEALSSAIKLARAGLREPEKPIGNYLFSGPTGVGKTEVARQLADLLGVHLLRFDMSEYMERHTVSRLIGAPPGYVGFDQGGILTDGIDQHPHCVLLLDEIEKAHPDIFNILLQVMDHGKLTDHNGKQVDFRNVILIMTTNAGAADLAKPAIGFASSKRTGDDEEAINRLFTPEFRNRLDATIAFGSLPPAVVNMIVQKFILQLEAQLADRGVTFELDEAATTWLAENGYDERMGARPLGRLIQEVIKKPLAEEVLFGRLQKGGIVKVTVEEKEDGTSGLKLESIPDENARPKPKPALKSKSSTKRTKAESKKPPKKGGGSVPSVPLKVE; encoded by the coding sequence GTGCCATCATTTTCCCGCTCACTGGAGCTGGCGCTGCACAGAGCGCTCGCTTCCGCAAACGAACGTAGTCAGGAATACGCAACGCTTGAGCATCTGCTCTTGGCGCTCGTCGATGACAAAGACGCCGCCGCCGTCATGCGCGCTTGCGGTGTCGATCTGGACCGGTTGAAAGCTGATCTGACGGAATACGTCGATACAGAGCTTGCCAACCTCGTGAGCCAGACGGAGGACGATTCAAAGCCGACAGCCGGCTTCCAACGCGTCATCCAGCGTGCCGTCATCCACGTTCAATCCTCCGGCCGTGAAGAAGTGACGGGAGCCAATGTGCTCGTTGCGATCTTCGCGGAGCGTGAGAGCCATGCGGCCTATTTCCTGCAAGAGCAGGATATGACGCGCTACGACGCGGTGAATTATATCTCGCACGGCATTGCGAAACGTCCCGGCCTTTCGGAGCCGCGGCCGTCGAAGGGCGCTCCGGAGACCCCGGGAAAGGCCGCGCCGGACGAGGAAGGCGAGGCTTCCGCCGGCAATGCGCTCGACGCCTGGTGCGTCAACCTCAACGAAAAAGCGATCCGCGGGAAAATCGACCCCCTGATCGGCCGCGAAGGCGAGGTGCGGCGTACCATCCAGGTCCTTTGCCGTCGCTCGAAGAACAACCCGCTCTATGTCGGCGATCCCGGCGTCGGCAAGACGGCCATAGCCGAGGGGCTGGCCAAGCGCATCGTGGAAGGCAATGTGCCGGACGTTCTCAAGGACGCCACGATCTTTGCGCTCGACATGGGCGCTCTCCTTGCTGGCACGCGGTATCGCGGCGACTTCGAGGAGCGTCTGAAGCAGGTCATCAAGGAGATCGAGGCGTTTCCGGGCGCGGTGATGTTCATCGACGAGATCCACACTGTGATCGGTGCGGGTGCCACGTCGGGCGGCGCGATGGATGCGTCGAACCTCTTGAAGCCGGCTCTGGCTTCCGGTTCGATCCGCTGCATCGGCTCCACCACCTACAAGGAATATCGCCAGTTCTTCGAGAAGGACCGGGCGCTTGTCCGGCGCTTCCAGAAGATCGACGTGAACGAGCCTTCGATCCCAGACACCGTCGACATCCTCAAAGGCCTGAAGCCTTATTTCGAGGAGCATCACGAGGTTCGCTACACCAACGATGCCATCCGCACGGCGGTGGAGCTCTCGGCCCGCTATATCAACGACCGCAAGCTCCCTGACAAAGCGATCGATGTCATCGACGAGAGCGGTGCCTCGCAGAAGCTGATGCCGGAGAGCCGGCGCAAGAAGCTGATTGGCGTGAAGGAGATCGAATCCACGATCGCGACCATGGCGCGGATTCCGCCGAAGTCGGTCTCGAAGGACGATGCGGAGGTGCTCCAGCATCTGGAGACCAACCTGAAGCGCGTCGTGTTCGGGCAGGAGCAGGCGATCGAAGCGCTTTCCTCGGCGATCAAGCTCGCACGTGCGGGCCTGCGCGAACCGGAGAAGCCGATCGGCAACTACCTCTTCTCCGGCCCGACCGGCGTCGGCAAGACGGAAGTGGCGCGTCAGCTCGCGGATCTGCTCGGTGTGCATCTCCTGCGTTTCGACATGTCGGAATATATGGAACGGCACACCGTCTCGCGTCTGATTGGTGCGCCTCCAGGCTATGTCGGCTTCGATCAGGGCGGTATCCTGACGGATGGCATCGACCAGCACCCGCATTGCGTGCTCCTGCTCGACGAGATCGAGAAGGCGCACCCGGATATCTTCAATATCCTTCTGCAGGTGATGGATCACGGCAAGCTGACCGATCACAACGGCAAACAGGTCGACTTCCGCAACGTCATCCTCATCATGACGACCAATGCGGGAGCCGCCGATCTCGCCAAGCCGGCGATCGGCTTTGCATCGAGCAAGCGCACCGGCGACGACGAGGAGGCGATCAACCGCCTGTTCACGCCGGAATTCCGCAACCGTCTCGACGCGACGATCGCGTTCGGCTCGCTGCCCCCGGCGGTGGTCAACATGATCGTGCAGAAGTTTATTCTGCAGCTTGAGGCACAGCTTGCCGATCGCGGCGTCACCTTCGAGCTCGACGAGGCGGCCACGACCTGGCTTGCCGAGAACGGCTACGACGAACGCATGGGCGCTCGCCCGCTTGGCCGCCTCATCCAGGAGGTGATCAAAAAGCCTCTGGCCGAAGAGGTGCTGTTCGGGCGCTTGCAGAAGGGCGGCATCGTCAAGGTGACGGTTGAGGAGAAGGAAGACGGGACCTCGGGCCTGAAGCTCGAATCGATCCCGGACGAAAATGCCCGGCCGAAGCCGAAGCCCGCGTTGAAGAGCAAGAGTTCGACCAAGCGTACCAAGGCCGAAAGCAAGAAACCGCCGAAGAAGGGCGGAGGCTCGGTGCCGAGCGTGCCATTGAAAGTGGAGTAA
- a CDS encoding AzlC family ABC transporter permease yields the protein MRDEDTGLRWFLRGVGGIVSVPAFILMASFIGFGVLCRESGITLGQAVFMTGFVWALPSQLVLVGAMAAGTSVVVAGVAVALSAIRLMPMTAAWVPLVRGPKTRKWQLVLMSHCVAVTAWVWSVMRLRDTPPDKRAAYFAGFGATLISVNVCITAISYVSAASLPPLLAAGLFFLTPMYFLTALTASARLAAERFALVFGLVLGPVLRASGIGLDLLWAGVIGGTLAFAAHKLLHAKQAGS from the coding sequence ATGCGCGACGAAGATACAGGACTGCGCTGGTTCCTGCGCGGAGTGGGCGGCATCGTCTCGGTGCCAGCCTTTATTCTGATGGCGTCTTTTATCGGTTTCGGGGTCTTGTGCCGGGAATCGGGGATCACTCTCGGGCAGGCCGTCTTCATGACAGGCTTCGTCTGGGCTTTGCCGAGCCAGCTCGTGCTCGTGGGCGCCATGGCGGCTGGAACATCCGTCGTCGTTGCAGGCGTTGCCGTTGCGCTCTCTGCCATCCGCCTGATGCCGATGACGGCCGCATGGGTGCCACTTGTGCGTGGCCCGAAGACCCGCAAATGGCAGCTCGTCCTCATGTCTCACTGCGTTGCGGTGACGGCCTGGGTATGGAGCGTGATGCGCCTGCGTGATACGCCGCCGGACAAGCGTGCGGCCTATTTCGCCGGGTTTGGTGCGACCCTCATCTCCGTGAATGTCTGCATCACTGCGATCAGCTACGTGAGTGCCGCCTCTCTGCCGCCGCTGTTAGCGGCTGGCCTCTTCTTCCTCACGCCGATGTATTTTTTGACGGCTCTGACGGCCTCTGCGCGCCTTGCCGCCGAGCGTTTCGCGCTCGTCTTTGGGCTTGTGCTGGGGCCTGTCTTGCGGGCGTCAGGGATTGGCCTCGATCTCCTTTGGGCCGGAGTGATCGGCGGAACTCTCGCCTTTGCAGCCCACAAGCTTCTGCACGCCAAGCAGGCCGGCTCATGA
- a CDS encoding cell envelope integrity EipB family protein, whose product MQTIRPVHLAVSMLAVGFLTAATPLPAPQPVTAPVPHRAVYAITLAKSTDASGITDARGRMVFEVSGNACEGYTMTQRLVVNLVGGEGGDRLLDFRVSTFEDGQGGLYRFSSDTYLNDQVVEQIEGVAHRQNGKVVVDLTTPKDKTVELGAAPLFPGQHLNALLAAARTDQRFLSSVIYEGSGSGETADTATAVIGLPDKLTADGTPSGLPDSPLVKCRHWPVSVAYFKDGEEAKPESGEEMPAYQMSFTLYENGVTRNLVMDYGDYVLNGELQRIEPLASKPCKSQ is encoded by the coding sequence ATGCAGACGATCCGTCCTGTTCATCTTGCCGTCTCGATGCTCGCCGTGGGTTTTCTGACCGCGGCGACGCCTCTGCCAGCCCCTCAGCCGGTGACTGCTCCGGTGCCGCATCGCGCCGTCTACGCCATCACGCTGGCGAAGTCGACGGATGCGTCAGGCATCACCGATGCTCGCGGGCGCATGGTTTTCGAGGTCTCCGGCAACGCCTGCGAAGGCTATACGATGACGCAGCGCCTCGTCGTCAATCTGGTCGGCGGAGAGGGGGGAGATCGCCTCCTCGATTTCCGCGTGTCGACGTTCGAAGACGGGCAGGGTGGCCTCTACCGCTTTTCCTCGGACACCTATCTCAATGATCAGGTGGTTGAGCAGATCGAGGGCGTGGCGCACCGACAGAACGGCAAAGTGGTCGTCGACCTGACGACGCCAAAGGACAAGACGGTCGAGCTCGGCGCAGCCCCGCTTTTTCCGGGCCAGCATCTCAACGCGCTGCTTGCTGCTGCCCGTACCGATCAACGTTTTTTATCGAGCGTGATCTATGAAGGCTCGGGCTCAGGTGAGACAGCGGACACGGCGACTGCAGTCATCGGCCTGCCGGACAAACTGACGGCCGATGGCACTCCTTCTGGTCTGCCGGACAGTCCGCTCGTTAAGTGCCGGCACTGGCCGGTATCGGTCGCCTACTTCAAGGATGGCGAGGAAGCGAAGCCGGAAAGCGGTGAAGAAATGCCGGCTTATCAGATGAGCTTCACGCTCTACGAGAACGGTGTCACGCGCAATCTGGTGATGGATTATGGCGACTATGTTCTCAACGGGGAGCTCCAGCGGATTGAGCCACTCGCCAGCAAGCCCTGCAAGAGCCAGTAG
- a CDS encoding DNA polymerase IV, with protein sequence MSGTVPEASSKTLCRDCLARYDVPLSRCRACGSPRVVQHGELFDLAIAHIDCDAFYAAIEKRDDPSLADHAVIIGGGKRGVVATCCYIARIKGVRSAMPMFKARQLCPEAVVIHPDMAKYAAVGRDVRAMMLELTPAVEPLSIDEAFLDLSGTERLHHAPPAAVLAAFAQRVEREIGISVSVGLSHNKFLAKIASDRDKPRGFSVLGRNETMDFLARQKVTVIWGVGAAMQRRLEKDGIATIGQIQGMEESVLARRYGAMGLRLAQLSQGHDARPVKSEREAKSISAETTFETDLALESELMPVLRRLSEKVSARLKEKTLAGQTVVLKLKTSDFRTLTRSRALSDPTSLADKIFRNGRELLLKELDGSSYRLLGIGVSELQDAARADPLDLLDPEAGRRAQVEEAIDRIRAKFGAHGVDFGLTFEAGKPKKPEGDTRI encoded by the coding sequence ATGAGCGGGACTGTGCCAGAGGCTTCCTCAAAGACGCTGTGCCGCGACTGCCTCGCCCGCTACGACGTGCCCTTGTCGCGCTGCCGAGCTTGTGGAAGCCCACGGGTCGTCCAGCATGGCGAACTCTTTGACCTCGCGATCGCGCATATCGATTGCGACGCTTTCTATGCGGCGATCGAGAAGCGCGATGATCCCAGCCTCGCCGATCATGCTGTCATCATCGGCGGGGGCAAACGGGGCGTCGTCGCAACCTGCTGCTATATCGCCCGAATCAAAGGCGTGCGCTCGGCGATGCCGATGTTCAAGGCGCGCCAGCTCTGCCCCGAAGCCGTCGTCATCCACCCCGACATGGCAAAGTACGCCGCCGTTGGCCGCGACGTTCGAGCGATGATGCTGGAATTGACGCCGGCCGTCGAACCCCTCTCGATCGACGAAGCCTTCCTCGACCTCTCCGGGACGGAAAGGCTGCATCATGCCCCGCCGGCGGCGGTTCTCGCCGCCTTTGCGCAGCGGGTGGAGAGAGAGATCGGCATCAGCGTCTCCGTCGGCCTCAGCCACAACAAGTTCCTCGCCAAGATCGCGTCCGATCGCGACAAGCCACGCGGCTTTTCCGTTCTCGGCCGAAACGAGACGATGGACTTCCTCGCCCGCCAAAAAGTGACGGTCATCTGGGGCGTCGGGGCCGCCATGCAGCGCCGGCTGGAGAAAGACGGCATCGCCACGATCGGCCAGATTCAAGGCATGGAGGAAAGCGTTCTGGCGCGCCGCTATGGCGCCATGGGATTGCGGCTCGCCCAGCTTTCGCAGGGTCACGACGCACGGCCCGTCAAGTCCGAGCGGGAGGCGAAAAGCATTTCGGCCGAAACCACATTCGAAACAGACCTCGCTCTCGAGAGCGAATTGATGCCCGTCCTGCGGCGACTCTCCGAAAAGGTTTCGGCCCGCCTCAAGGAAAAGACGCTTGCCGGCCAGACCGTCGTGCTCAAGCTCAAGACGTCAGATTTCCGCACGCTGACACGCAGTCGCGCCCTGAGCGATCCGACGTCGCTCGCCGACAAGATCTTTCGCAACGGGCGCGAGCTTCTTCTCAAAGAGCTCGACGGCTCGTCCTACCGGCTTCTTGGCATCGGCGTCAGCGAGCTCCAGGATGCCGCGCGGGCCGACCCGCTCGATCTTCTCGATCCGGAAGCCGGCCGCCGCGCTCAGGTGGAAGAAGCGATCGACCGGATTCGCGCAAAATTCGGCGCACACGGTGTCGATTTCGGACTCACCTTCGAGGCGGGAAAGCCCAAGAAGCCAGAAGGCGACACGCGCATCTGA
- a CDS encoding DUF3572 domain-containing protein encodes MIRARRISRDRAEEIAVMALGHIASRPDLLGRYLDLTGLRPDGLRQAASEPGFLAGTLTFLLAHEPDLFDFAEAAELHPEEVVEAARQLGVKELPQVG; translated from the coding sequence ATGATCAGAGCCCGCCGAATATCCAGAGACCGCGCCGAGGAAATCGCGGTCATGGCCCTCGGCCATATCGCCTCCAGGCCAGACCTGCTTGGACGTTATCTCGACCTGACGGGTCTGCGGCCCGACGGCCTTCGACAAGCCGCGAGCGAGCCAGGTTTTCTCGCCGGCACTTTGACCTTTCTGTTGGCACATGAGCCGGACCTCTTCGATTTCGCCGAAGCCGCAGAGCTGCACCCGGAGGAAGTCGTCGAAGCAGCGCGCCAATTGGGGGTTAAAGAGCTGCCACAGGTGGGATGA